Genomic segment of Oncorhynchus keta strain PuntledgeMale-10-30-2019 chromosome 12, Oket_V2, whole genome shotgun sequence:
tcaactgtcgtaccccatcaaaATGCAAAATATAAGCTGGTtttaacaaagtaaatgtaagcAGGGTTATTTAACGCTTACCCTATGAGGTACGGAGCCTGCTAGTTTTCTGTTCTGCCTGATAATTAATTTCttacacctggtgtcccaggcctaaatcagtccctgattagaaggaAACATTGATAAACTGCAGTAGAattggcttcgaggtccagagttgagtttgagggctatgaagcctcaaaacatggttaaaactataattttgatatcatggatgggtCAGGCCTTGCATCCACAGCCCTGTCTAtaaatttgagagtggttacattacttcagccccatccctcagctttttgcTGAAACGGGTGGGAGaatgctttgttattgtttcaactgcggaTTGCACCTTTAAAGATTGAACCCAGCATCCCTTTTGGGGCATAGCTCATTAGGACAGGCTGTTTACGCTCTAGTGCTTGACCATTTTCAACCACAAACAGACCCAAAGAGCTCTCATAATAATGTATTTGCAGCAGGCACGTTCACAGATAGGGGTCTACCTTTGCCCTCCCACTCCCAACTGCCCTTTGAGTGgtggaatatatatttttgtatgcGGTTTGCATTACAACTGCGCTGGTTTATCGTCTCAGTGTGAATGTGTTTCACActaaggggcggcagcgtagcctagtggttagagcgttggactagtaaccggaaggttgcgagttcaaacccccgagccgacaaggtacaaatctgtcattctgcccactgttcccaggctgtcattgaaaataagaatatgttcttaactgacttgcctggttaaataaaggtaaaattaaaaataaaaataaaatgtgtttcacctgtgctggcccaggtgctattttaAGATTGGCTGGCCGAGGGCTCCAGTTGTCTTGGAAGAGGTGAAGGGTTAACACCTTTGACTCTCCCCATTTGATTTCTAAATCAAAATTATTTATCTGATCTTCCCAGTTTTGCTCCACCTTTTGGTTTCTTCCATGTTTTTACAtttggtgggtgtcttttaggtccTAGTTGTTGCTAGTCAGCTTTCAGTGGACACACTTAAAACTCCACCTGTTTCGTTTTGGTTGTTCCCCTTTTCTGTTTGAGTGAACAATTTTGGTTTTCTTGCTAGGAAATGTAACAAAAACCAAGGAAAGAGAATGCAAGGAAAAAGTGGCACAAAACTTAAACCAGAAGATCAGATAAAAGATTTTGTCTAGAAAGCAAATGAACGGGGGTCAACTTAAGGCGTTAACCTTCCACATCTCTCAAGACAACAGAAACACTGGGCCAGCTGATCTTAAATAGCACCTGgcccagcacaggtgaaacaccttcccactaatgagatgaCAAACCAGcgcaggtgtaacacatactgactaacgaggtgacaccaatcggcgTGCCCCACACGCTAACATCCAATCTCTAAATATAAATGGAAAAAACAAAGCCtgtaacagtagcagcaacacATGTAGTCTATTAGACTCTAGCTAACTACCGTATACTAAAAATATCCACTAGCCAGCCAGTCATATATCATAAGTTCAAAGTTTATGAATATTATATTAAGAAGTTATTATTTAAGAGCATTGAAGGTAAATCACAACCAgtgacaatttaaaaaaaaatatatatatatatattttttaaattttcagttctcatttacaactgcgacctggccaagataaagcaaagcagtgtgacacaaacgacacagagttacacatggaataaacaagcgtacataTAGAGCTAGCTAAATAGCAGATGGGTGCCCTTTTTTCATTTTGAGCACCTGCACCCTGTGCACGACCCTGATTTGCAGTCCACATTCACAGTTTTTTTGTGTCTTTCACCCTGTTCCATTTGGATCTTAAGTTCCTTCCTCTGAAGAGCTATAGGCTGTATAGCATCCACCTCTGCACCTCCACACTGTTCACAGGACCCTGTTCTGAATACGCCAGCTGCCGTCAGGCACTGCTACACATTTCTTTAGTGTGCGAACACCCCAGAGACTTTATTATAATACTTCAATGCTTTTTGTAGAGGAACTCAGGAGCTACAAAGGTAGTTCTTCAGAGGGGGGAGGTGGTTGAGCATCTGAAGGTCACAATGAGGCATTGTGGGATTCAGGGACAAATTACGAATGATGTGAGAAGTCTGAGATACCATTCCCTTAGCAATGCAACCTACAACAAAAGTTGTACTTTTCTCTAGTCTAGTGTTGGAGGTGAAATTGGGGCACTGTATTGATTGCATTGAAGGCTACTATGATTTCAGTACTGCCAAAGGCATATGGTTTATGAACCTACTGGGATGGATAATAGGGCTCCAAACTATGCATTCAAACTTGGAGCCATTAATTTAAAAAGAACAGACGTGCattctttgtgtgtttgtttcaTAGGCGGGGGCATCGTCCATGTGGGCGTCATGCTGTGGGCTGCTGAACGAGGTGATGGGCACAGGGACGGTGCGCGGGCAGCAGCCAGGGTTTGGGGCCGGGACGGGGCCCTTCCGCTTTGCCCCCAGCGCCGGGTACTCCACATATCCCCCCACCAGCTCAGGGAGTGCAGGTCAGCTCTGCAAGGCCTGTGGACTGGCCTTCTCCGTCTTCAGGCGCAAGGTAGGTGGTGATGAGGATAATGACAATAGTGTGTAAAAAGATGAGGAAGAACACTGTGCCCCTTATAAACTAATAAAACTAACTTCCATATGAAATACTCAATCATACTGGTCACACCAGGGCATCAGCTTAGACTGCAGACAGGTAAATGGCAGAGCGTATCTAGGCATTGACTGACAGTGTAGCATGCTGGGACAGCGATAGAAGCCCCTGGAGGCTTCAGCGTTCTTGCACTTCCaggctcagactgctctatcagtCCGCTCACACCTGTTGAGGTTCAATCCCGGAATATattctacgtgtgtgtgtgtgtgtgtgtgtgtgtgtgtgtgtgtgtgtgtgtgtgtgtgtgtgtgtgtgtgtgtgtgtgtgtgtgtgtgtgtgtgtgtgtgtgtgtgtgtgtgtgtgtgtgtgtgtgtgtgtgtgtgtgtgtgtgtgtgtgtgtgtgtgtgtggctcagcTCGATATCTGTGTCAAGAAAGGAGAGGTTCTGGGGGACTAACACAGACGATTGATAAATGGACCTGTCAGAGTGTGAATGTCCTCTTTCTGGTCCACAGCTCATTTGCAATGCACAGTAATGATATGGAAATTATTTCTGGCCATATCCCACTTTTTCTGTCTCCATTCAGACTGCCTGTCAGTCGATTCATCTGAGTTTCCTCAGTAAACCGAGATAAGCTTGTAAATGCTAGAGAATATTCCATATAGAATTATTTAGCTTGTCTGTGCCAAATGGGGGAAACTCATCCTCTTTCCTCGGACATAGTGACATCATAGGGAATGAATCCTTGTATTGGAAAGCTGTTGTCTGGTAGATTTGGCAGATCCCTCTCATTAGTTGTAATTAAGAGTTCTAAAGCCAGGATAGTTAATTGACTCCATGATGCCAATAATGAATTAAATCTATGAATTAATTgatcaggaggaatggacatgacTGACTGATGGGATCGCCTCTCTTCTAAATGTGTGTGGTGATTCTCTATCGCgttatctctatctgtctctctctctttctctcagcacatatgCTCGGACTGTAAGAAAAGTTTCTGCGCCATGTGCTCAGTGCTGCAAGAGAGCCTCCGCTGCTGCACCACCTGCCATCTCCTGCGCGGAACGGCCTTCCAGAGACCACAGCTCATGGCGCTGCGTGTTAAGGACCTGCGCCAGTACCTGCTGCTGCGCAACATCCCTACAGACACCTGCAGGGAGAAGGAAGACCTGGTGGACCTGGTGCTCTGCCACCAGGAAGCTGGAGAAAACACCTTGACACAAGGAGGTGTagaggaagacgaggaggaggatgaggaggaggaggaggaggaggaggatgaagaagaagaagaagaggaggaggatgcagACACAGACAGCCTGCACTCgctcccccactccctccacctccacgcCTCGCCCCCCTCAGCCGCACACCGCTCCGCTTCAGAGCagttgtctctctccacctcgGAGCAGTCGGCTCTCTCCGCCTCTCAAGGAGGCTCTCCTCTCAGCCGGAGTGACAGCTCAGGGACCGCTCAGAGCCAGGTATGACTACacaaacacataacacacacacacatgcacacacacactcacaaacacaaccTAGTCCCATTCCCCATACAGCTGCCCCCATTCGTTTACCATCTTCTCTGCTCTTTTGACATCTGTCCTCCTTGTATCAAAGCTAATTAATGTGAAGCTTGATAACCACATGGCATGGATGTGGGAAACATATTAGTCAGTGTGAAGTAGAGTTGTCACAGCTAAGCATAACAATCAACAACGAGCAATTGCTACTCTAGATCTCTAGTGCTGGGATGTAAATGGGTTATGATTGTCCACAGCCCTGCTGAAAGTAACCCCTTTGATAACCATTTAGGCTAAATATAGGAGCATAAAAAGCTTACAAGCATTCTAGTAATTGCAGTATAGTTTATTGCAGTCAAGCCCTGTCCTTTGCAGCCAGTTTGATACAGTCTGGTGCTTTGTGTTTGACATGAATGAAGAGGTTCACTCACACAGATCAACTGCTACATTCATATTTCATAGTGCACAATTTCACTCTTTTCTGTGATCTGACGTCCACGTGAATGACAGCTGCTCTTGCAGTGCAGCCCTGGGAGCTGCAGCCAGTCATCAACAGCCATAGCTGAAGCCCTCTTTTCTAGGTCTGTTATGCTGTCGGTTATGTAACAATGCTCAGGCTGGTTTCTGATTCCTCTCAACGGCACAGCTGTAATTgaaaagagagagcgaaacacAACAATACTGCTCACATCTCTGTCCGTGGGATCATTTTGGCCTAAACATCAAAATCATCCATTCCTATTGTAATCCATAAAGGATAAAATGAGTGGGGCTCTAGGCTGGTTGTGAGCATAGCTGGTGTCTGGTGGTAGTGCAGTTGTGGTGTTGTCAGTTGCTAGAGCTGGGTTAGGGAGGCTAGCACACCACAAACAGGCCTGCTGATGCATTATAAACACAGGTGCAGGCTTGCAGTGGTCCAGTGGAATACGTAGGGAGCATGTGTGTGCACATACACCCAAGAACATCAGCCTCCCCCGACCCCCTATAGACTCAGCCCCCATCCTTCATTGTGATGTCACAACGGAAGAATGCATTAGCCCTGCACCATTAGCTAATAGCTTTTTGTGCGGTGGTccagtggagacagagaggaggggaggagtaggcTCTTCATGATCCTTGCTGTTTTATGGTCTCTCTTCATTGCACATAAATGGCTGAGTTAATGCAAGTCAATACGCCACAAGGTAAACATTCTCATCAGATTCATCCCGCCAAGACCATTAGATTCTGGTTGCAGGCAAACTCCAAATATAGTTAACATATTCAAAGGGAATAATTAACCAATCTGTTAAGATTAGAAGAAGCAAATGGTGCTGAATACTAAATGTAACATGGTACCTTTTAGAGCAGTGGTTCCGAAAACTTTTTATAGCctcgtaccccttcaaacattcaacctccagctgcatacccaGGGTCAGCccactctcaaatgttttttttgacatcattgtaagcctgccacacacactatacaaaacattttttaaacataagaatgagtgtgagtttttgtcacaacccagctcgtgggaagtgacaaagagctcttataggacccgggcacaaataataatataataataatcaatcatttttctctttatttaaccatcttacatataaaaccttatttgttaatcgaaaattgtgaataaatctccacaggttaatgagaagggtgtgcttgaaaggatgcacataactctgcaatgttgggttgtattggagagagtctgtcttaaatcattttccacacacagtccgtgcctgtatttaattttcatgctagtgagggccgagaatccactctcacataggtacgtggttgcaaagggcatcagtgtcttaacagtgcgatttgtcaaggcaggatactctgagtgcaGCCTCATCCATAAATCTGGCAGTTTTcacgatgaggctc
This window contains:
- the LOC118370473 gene encoding E3 ubiquitin-protein ligase RNF34-like, translated to MYKAGASSMWASCCGLLNEVMGTGTVRGQQPGFGAGTGPFRFAPSAGYSTYPPTSSGSAGQLCKACGLAFSVFRRKHICSDCKKSFCAMCSVLQESLRCCTTCHLLRGTAFQRPQLMALRVKDLRQYLLLRNIPTDTCREKEDLVDLVLCHQEAGENTLTQGGVEEDEEEDEEEEEEEEDEEEEEEEEDADTDSLHSLPHSLHLHASPPSAAHRSASEQLSLSTSEQSALSASQGGSPLSRSDSSGTAQSQEHGGAPTIPLLHLEPASEPIIEVSPVTQRRIRASLSDLDNEGDIESLSVRQLKEILARNFVNYSGCCEKWELIERVHRLYRENEQNRKSMENVSNINSMSAVVSYPPPICNGAVEDSVKAQLASDDHLCRICMDAVIDCVLLECGHMVTCTKCGMRMSECPICRQYVVRAVHVFKS